Proteins encoded together in one Parus major isolate Abel chromosome 25LG2, Parus_major1.1, whole genome shotgun sequence window:
- the LOC107214669 gene encoding scale keratin-like produces MSCYDLYPSSACGVLRPQPLADSGNEPCVRQCPDSTAVIQPPAVVVTFPGPILSSFPQDSVVGSAGAPFLGASGASLGYGGYGSLGYGGYGYGGYGGYGSLGYGGYGFGGYGGLCGYGGYGSLGYGGLWGYGGYRGLYGSGRAFGSGRYGRGFWGSC; encoded by the coding sequence ATGTCCTGCTACGACCTGTACCCCTCCTCTGCCTGCGGCGTCCTGCGGCCCCAGCCCCTGGCTGACAGCGGGAACGAGCCGTGTGTGCGCCAGTGCCCCGACTCCACCGCCGTGATCCAGCCTCCCGCCGTGGTGGTCACCTTCCCCGGGCccatcctcagctccttcccGCAGGATTCCGTGGTGGGATCTGCTGGAGCGCCATTCCTTGGAGCCTCTGGGGCCTCCCTGGGCTATGGGGGCTATGGGTCCCTGGGCTATGGGGGCTATGGATATGGGGGATATGGGGGTTATGGATCCCTGGGCTATGGGGGTTATGGATTTGGGGGCTATGGGGGTCTCTGTGGATACGGGGGCTATGGATCCCTGGGCTATGGGGGTCTGTGGGGCTATGGGGGGTACCGGGGTCTGTATGGCTCTGGCAGAGCCTTTGGCTCCGGGCGCTACGGCCGCGGCTTCTGGGGGTCCTGCTAA